In Brevibacterium pigmentatum, the sequence AGACCGGTGCCCGCGGATCCGCACGCACGGTGGCACTTTGGCTCGTCCTCGCCGGGGTCTGCCTCGGCTTGGGGTTCCTGACCAAACAGTTCCAGGTCCTCCTCATCGTCCCCGGTCTCGCTGTGGCATGGGTGCTCTTCGCGCGCACCTCCTGGCCACGCCGCCTGCTGTGGCTGCTCGTTCCGATCGCCTCGATGGTGCTCAGCGCGGGATGGTGGATCGCCCTCGTCGAGCTCACTCCCGCGGGCTCCCGCCCTTATGTCGGAGGTTCGCAGTCGAATTCGTTCCTCGAACTCACCTTCGGCTACAACGGGTTCGGGCGGCTGACCGGCAATGAGACCGGGTCGGTCGGCGGCGGAGGCGGCGGTCAGGGCAGCGGATGGGGCGAAACAGGCATCACCCGGCTGTTCACCGGCAGCTTCGGCCAGCAGGTCTCGTGGTTCCTGCCCACCGCCCTGTTCCTGCTGGCCGTCACGATCGTTCTCCTCATCCTCGCCGAGGCGGCCCGTCGTCGCCGTGTCCCTACAGACACGGACCGGTCCGTCACGGTCGGGAGCGCTCCGAGCCGGACACGGAAGCCGAATGCCGTCGCCGACGACGACCGGGCGGTCCGCGCGTCCGGCGCAAACGGCACCGGCAGCCTCGGTGCGGGACTGCTCATGTGGGGTGCGTGGCTGATCGTCACGTGGCTCGTGCTGTCGAATATGAACGGGATCGTCCACGAGTACTACACGGTCGCGCTCATTCCCGCGATCGCCGCCGTCATCGGCCTCGCCGTCGCCGTGCTGCTCGCTCGTGACGGATTCCTCCCGCGTTTGCTGCTGGCAGTGGCTTGGGCGCTTACCGGGGCGTGGCAGTTCACCATCAGCTCGGAGATGACCGGGATTCCGGGCATCCTGCGCTGGTGCGTGCTCATCGTCTCGATCCTCGGCGCTCTGGTTCTCATCGTCACCGCGCACCGGCAAATCGGCACGGCGCTCGCCTCGTTGCTCGTCGCGCTGGCCGTTCTCGGCAGCGCCGCGATTCCGGCTCAGCTGGCCGTGCGCACGATCGCCGGGACGACGCAGGGATCGATCGTCACGATCGCCGGCACGAGCTCGGGCATGGGCGGCGGACCCGGCGGTGGCGGAATGCCCGGCGGAGGAGCCGGGCCGGGCGGCGGCACGGATGGCACGCCCGGCGGGGCAGGCAATTCCGAAGCCGGCAGGGGCGGCACCGGTGGGATGCCCGGCGGCGCCGGCGGCGGAGGCGGAATGGGCGGTCTGCTGGGCGCCTCCGACCCCTCGGACGAACTCACACAGCTGCTCGAGCAGGATGCTTCGGACTATACCTGGGTGGCTGCGACGACGGGAGCGAACCAGGCAGCGGGATACCAGCTCTCGCTCGAAGAACCCGTGATGGCGATCGGCGGCTTCAACGGCACCGATCCTTCGCCGACCCTCGCCGAGTTCAAGCAGCTCGTGTCCGAAGGCAAGATCCACTACTACATCGGATCGGGTTCCGGCGGTGGTCAGGGCCCCGGCGGAGGGGACTCGGACTCCGCCTCGTCTCAGATCGCGAGCTGGGTCGAGTCGAACTATGAGGCGACGACCGTCGACTCCGTTTCGCTCTACGATCTCAGCGCAGGTTGAGGGGATAATCGATCTATGACTCCGCCAGAGAACCCGCCGGCACGAATCCTCATCGTCGACGACGAAGCGAACCTCGCCGAGCTCCTCGTCATGGCCTGCAGGGTTCGCGGGTGGGAGGCCGAGGGGGTCGGTACGGGACGTGAGGCAGTGGCGCTGGCCCGCAGCGAGCACTTCGACGCGATCGTCCTCGACGTGATGCTGCCCGACCTCGACGGTTTCGCCGTCATCGAGAAGGTCAGGGGAGAGGGCATCGACACCCCGGTGGTCTTCCTCTCCGCAAGGGATGAGGTCGATGACCGCCTCACCGGCCTCCGCCTCGGCGGGGACGACTATGTGACGAAGCCGTTCAACCTCGACGAGGTCATCGCACGGATCGAAGCTCGGCTGCGGCGCAGCGTCCCGGCGGGACCGGCTGACGACGAGGATGTGCTGCGCGTCGGCGACCTCGAACTCGACGAGCGTTCGCATGAAGTCACCCGTGCCGGCCAGCCGATCGAACTCACCGCCCGTGAATTCGAGGTGCTGCTTCTGTTCATGC encodes:
- a CDS encoding ArnT family glycosyltransferase, with translation MRRYWYPITLTVLTLGTIAAYLVNLSANGWANFFYAAAVQAGSENWEAFLFGSLDSANAITVDKPPAALWLMALSARVFGFSSLSMLLPQVLLAGVSVLLIVHSVRLSLRSHVGSRLEKAAALVAGVIFAVSPVAALMFRFNNPDALLVTLMISAVVATQHALRAVHGRRGVNSAETGARGSARTVALWLVLAGVCLGLGFLTKQFQVLLIVPGLAVAWVLFARTSWPRRLLWLLVPIASMVLSAGWWIALVELTPAGSRPYVGGSQSNSFLELTFGYNGFGRLTGNETGSVGGGGGGQGSGWGETGITRLFTGSFGQQVSWFLPTALFLLAVTIVLLILAEAARRRRVPTDTDRSVTVGSAPSRTRKPNAVADDDRAVRASGANGTGSLGAGLLMWGAWLIVTWLVLSNMNGIVHEYYTVALIPAIAAVIGLAVAVLLARDGFLPRLLLAVAWALTGAWQFTISSEMTGIPGILRWCVLIVSILGALVLIVTAHRQIGTALASLLVALAVLGSAAIPAQLAVRTIAGTTQGSIVTIAGTSSGMGGGPGGGGMPGGGAGPGGGTDGTPGGAGNSEAGRGGTGGMPGGAGGGGGMGGLLGASDPSDELTQLLEQDASDYTWVAATTGANQAAGYQLSLEEPVMAIGGFNGTDPSPTLAEFKQLVSEGKIHYYIGSGSGGGQGPGGGDSDSASSQIASWVESNYEATTVDSVSLYDLSAG
- a CDS encoding response regulator transcription factor, which gives rise to MTPPENPPARILIVDDEANLAELLVMACRVRGWEAEGVGTGREAVALARSEHFDAIVLDVMLPDLDGFAVIEKVRGEGIDTPVVFLSARDEVDDRLTGLRLGGDDYVTKPFNLDEVIARIEARLRRSVPAGPADDEDVLRVGDLELDERSHEVTRAGQPIELTAREFEVLLLFMRNPRAVLSKAQVLDRVWDYDFGGNGNIVELYVSYLRKKIDAPFPHLPNLFHTKRGAGYILRAEQ